Proteins encoded in a region of the Zonotrichia albicollis isolate bZonAlb1 chromosome 22, bZonAlb1.hap1, whole genome shotgun sequence genome:
- the BHLHA9 gene encoding class A basic helix-loop-helix protein 9, whose protein sequence is MAGAAAGKGGPEGSEEELDARDAPQACYRPGLWVSQGRGADASPGDTDGMKVRKRSRPVRSKARRMAANVRERKRILDYNQAFNALRLALKHDLGGKRLSKIATLRRAINRIAALSLSLRGAGCCWPCAHPECRARAGVPAQEPGPRGSRPWEPVPAGTRCPPSPLSTTFSPQRQLHHYESPKENRACGSGGIPQPGQQRFTGSAIQGSLQEPQAGNVPWQSGYCQGWGQQRRLPSH, encoded by the coding sequence ATGGCCGGAGCAGCCGCGGGGAAAGGGGGGCCCGAGGGCTCCGAGGAGGAGCTGGACGCGAGGGACGCACCCCAGGCGTGCTACAGGCCGGGTTTGTGGGTGTCCCAAGGCAGGGGAGCAGACGCCAGCCCGGGGGACACGGACGGGATGAaagtgaggaagaggagccgGCCGGTGCGCTCCAAGGCCAGGAGGATGGCTGCCAACGTCAGGGAGCGTAAGAGGATCCTGGACTACAACCAAGCCTTCAACGCCCTGCGGCTGGCCCTCAAGCACGACCTCGGCGGCAAAAGGCTCTCCAAAATCGCGACCCTCCGGCGGGCCATCAACCGCATCGCGGCTCTGTCGCTGTCCCTGCGCGGCgccggctgctgctggccctgcgcCCACCCCGAGTGCCGCGCCCGGGCCGGGGTCCCCGCGCAGGAGCCGGGGCCGAGGGGCAGCCGCCCCTGGGAGCCCGTTCCTGCCGGGACACGCTGCCCTCCGTCCCCTCTCAGCACGACGTTCAGCCCTCAGCGGCAGCTCCATCACTACGAGAGCCCCAAGGAGAATCGCGCCTGTGGCTCCGGCGGGATCCCGCAGCCCGGCCAGCAGCGATTCACGGGCTCAGCGATTCAGGGCAGCCTGCAAGAGCCCCAGGCCGGGAATGTCCCCTGGCAGTCGGGCTACTGCcaaggctggggacagcagcggCGCCTCCCCTCGCACTGA
- the TRARG1 gene encoding trafficking regulator of GLUT4 1, which yields MASTGSAPGGPGPGSGTALPTRFQETEKLLSATEGREEKGLRGSKSFTAALPGETERNGHGLGYKSVSVGHLEAPPLSPSRLSLGRASSTATSTAAPEQGRPRDYLVLAIFSCFCPVWPINIVALVFSIMSRNSGQQGDTDGARRLGRMARLLSIVSIVLGTIIIVLYISLSIGAS from the exons ATGGCCAGCACCGGCTCCGCGCCCGGGGGCCCGGGCCCGGGCTCGGGCACGGCGCTGCCCACCCGCTTTCAGGAGACGGAGAAGCTGCTGTCGGCGACGGAGGGCCGGGAGGAGAAGGGCCTCCGCGGCTCCAAATCCTTCACGGCAGCCCTGCCCGGCGAGACGGAGCGCAACGGGCATGGGCTCGGCTACAAGTCGGTGTCGGTCGGGCACCTGGAGGCGCCGCCGCTGTCGCCGTCCCGGCTGAGCCTGGGCAGAGCCTCGTCCACGGCCACCAGCACGGCGGCGCCGGAGCAGGGCCGCCCTCGGGACTACCTGGTGCTCGCCATCTTCTCCTGCTTCTGCCCCGTCTGGCCCATCAACATCGTGGCCCTCGTCTTCTCCATCATG TCGAGGAACAGCGGCCAGCAGGGGGACACGGACGGCGCCCGGCGGCTGGGACGCATGGCCAGGCTGCTCAGCATCGTCTCCATCGTGCTGGGGACCATCATCATCGTGCTCTACATTTCACTCAGCATCGGAG CTTCCTAG